The following are from one region of the Desmospora profundinema genome:
- a CDS encoding aminotransferase class I/II-fold pyridoxal phosphate-dependent enzyme yields MRTETLLAQIGNGREPRTGAISFPVYNSTAYQHPALGESTGYDYTRTANPTRTILEEAIAELEGGDAGFAASSGMAAIQTVMSLFSQGDHLIVSLDLYGGTYRLFEEVWTRYGLSFSYVDLRDEEAVKAAATPRTRGIFIESPTNPLMRVTDIQAICELAKKRGWLSIVDNTFMTPYCQRPLELGADVVLHSGTKYLGGHNDVLAGLIVTRGEELSTQVGTLHNAIGAVLSPQDCWLLMRGMKTLALRMEKHQENAMALAQFLGNHPAVDGVFYPSLQEKERRVQEKQSDGFGGMLSFRICEAEWVPVFLQSLQVLSFAESLGGVESLVTYPATQTHADIPESVRLKVGVCDRLLRVSVGIEHLDDLTGDLSQALDQARCTVTTGKGV; encoded by the coding sequence TTGCGTACGGAAACCTTATTGGCTCAAATCGGAAACGGCCGGGAGCCCCGCACGGGTGCCATCAGTTTCCCGGTCTACAACTCCACCGCTTACCAGCATCCGGCCCTGGGGGAATCGACGGGATACGACTATACTCGGACGGCGAACCCCACCCGGACGATTCTGGAAGAAGCCATTGCCGAGTTGGAAGGCGGTGACGCCGGTTTTGCCGCCAGCTCCGGCATGGCGGCGATCCAAACGGTGATGAGCCTTTTTTCTCAGGGGGATCACCTGATTGTCTCCTTGGATCTGTATGGGGGAACATACCGGCTGTTTGAGGAGGTGTGGACCCGGTACGGCCTCTCCTTCAGCTATGTGGATTTACGGGATGAAGAGGCAGTAAAAGCGGCGGCCACCCCCCGCACGCGGGGAATCTTTATCGAATCCCCCACCAACCCCTTGATGCGGGTGACGGACATCCAAGCCATCTGCGAGCTGGCGAAAAAAAGAGGGTGGCTCTCCATTGTGGACAACACGTTTATGACTCCCTATTGTCAACGTCCGTTGGAGTTGGGGGCGGACGTGGTATTGCACAGCGGCACCAAATATCTGGGGGGTCACAATGACGTTTTGGCCGGTCTGATTGTCACCCGGGGAGAGGAATTATCCACCCAGGTAGGCACGTTGCACAATGCGATTGGTGCGGTTCTCTCCCCTCAGGATTGCTGGTTGTTGATGCGGGGGATGAAAACGTTGGCCCTGAGAATGGAGAAACATCAGGAAAATGCGATGGCGCTGGCACAATTTTTGGGGAATCACCCGGCGGTGGATGGGGTTTTTTACCCCTCTCTTCAGGAGAAGGAGCGCCGGGTGCAGGAAAAGCAGAGTGACGGGTTTGGGGGAATGCTTTCTTTCCGCATCTGCGAGGCAGAATGGGTGCCTGTTTTCCTCCAATCCCTGCAAGTGCTCTCCTTTGCGGAGAGCCTGGGGGGAGTAGAGAGCCTAGTCACCTATCCTGCCACCCAAACCCATGCCGACATCCCCGAATCGGTGCGGCTGAAGGTTGGCGTTTGCGATCGGTTGTTGCGTGTTTCTGTCGGTATTGAACATCTGGATGATCTGACGGGCGACTTGTCCCAGGC